Proteins from a genomic interval of Bradysia coprophila strain Holo2 chromosome X, BU_Bcop_v1, whole genome shotgun sequence:
- the LOC119082471 gene encoding 50S ribosomal protein L1 has protein sequence MISCVATLRQLVIRPLVVHHVQFLHSTPANSAARKGTREKARKKKVKVEIEKIGFIPHNQRGKDRLNALRQEKHIDDSWKSESIDNVWIGRYCKWRVYSVPEAIECHRETHHPSMYNEPNALLNVTIELNMQGEKATRFVDKFTRLAMIPHKFDLNEERNILVLAKGDDILKEARDAGAALVGGVDVIQNIQSGDVKPSEYQYVVAHPNIMGEMVAVRGLLKRKFPSPHNGTLGVDLAELVSNLLTGIQYKAVKDDYQQNYGEINTSIGTLNMDKKHLEENLVALLTDVNKQRPKREGRFITRVLLKSPPSSEMFKIDPFLYIPEERIVEGKSQKKEVVSDEQDEDKEAEAKN, from the exons ATGATTTCATGTGTCGCTACTCTACGGCAATTAGTTATCAGACCGCTGGTCGTTCACCACGTTCAATTTCTTCATTCAACACCGGCAAACTCGGCTGCCCGCAAGGGTACAAGAGAAAAGGCGAGGAAGAAGAAAGTCAAagtggaaattgaaaagaTCGGTTTCATTCCGCATAATCAGCGCGGAAAGGACAG ATTGAATGCGTTACGCCAAGAGAAACACATCGACGATTCCTGGAAGTCAGAATCCATTGATAATGTATGGATCGGCAGGTATTGCAAGTGGCGTGTATATTCGGTACCTGAAGCAATTGAATGTCATCGGGAGACTCATCACCCATCAATGTATAACGAACCGAACGCATTGCTGAACGTAACCATTGAGTTAAATATGCAAGGCGAGAAGGCTACGAGATTTGTTGATAAATTTACTCGTTTGGCCATGATACCCCACAAATTCGACCTGAATGAAGAGCGCAACATCTTGGTCCTGGCTAAAGGCGAC GATATTTTAAAAGAAGCTCGAGATGCTGGTGCTGCGCTGGTTGGCGGTGTCGACGTTATTCAAAACATTCAGAGCGGTGACGTTAAGCCTAGCGAATATCAATATGTGGTGGCTCATCCAAACATTATGGGGGAAATGGTAGCCGTTCGAGGATTgttaaaaaggaaatttccGAGTCCACATAATGGAACACTAGGTGTTGATCTAGCTGAATTGGTCAGCAATTTATTAACCGGAATTCAGTATAAGGCTGTCAAGGACGACTATCAGCAAAATTATGGTGAGATCAATACGTCTATCGGAACG CTGAACATGGATAAAAAAcatttggaagaaaatttagTTGCGTTGTTGACCGACGTGAACAAACAGCGTCCGAAGCGCGAAGGAAGATTCATCACCAGAGTTCTGTTGAAGAGTCCACCGTCCAGCGAAATGTTCAAAATTGACCCGTTTTTGTACATACCTGAGGAACGAATAGTGGAGGGAAAATCGCAAAAGAAAGAGGTAGTAAGTGACGAGCAGGACGAGGACAAAGAAGCCGAAGCGAAAAACTAG
- the LOC119082657 gene encoding omega-amidase NIT2-like, which yields MQKYNTNLGVALVQMHVTNDKTVNLTNAIRLIRTAVHKYSPKIVVLPENFSFLYDKLNFEKYAEVIPHGETYIELSNIAKELRIYLVGGSIIERDDRTKTILYNTTMVFNPAGTLIAKHRKIHLSDMELDTDFNLRESDILKRGTTLTTFEVDGIKVGLGIGYDMSFGEMATLYRKNGVDMLIYPSAYPARLGLLHWDQLNRVRAIDNQLFVVGVSPARDDNTELVYYGHSMVVDPKGRVLVRGGDREEILYTDLDFQDVDRYRAQIQLFPHKRLDVYDTIVKY from the exons ATGCAGAAATACAACACCA atCTAGGAGTTGCACTTGTGCAAATGCACGTCACCAATGACAAGACCGTCAACCTTACCAATGCAATTCGTCTGATCCGTACAGCTGTGCACAAGTACAGCCCAAAAATTGTGGTTCTACCAGAAAATTTCAGCTTCTTGTATGACAAgcttaatttcgaaaaatatgcCGAGGTCATTCCCCATGGTGAAACATACATTGAACTGTCGAATATTGCAAAGGAGTTGAGAATCTACTTGGTTGGAGGTTCGATCATTGAACGTGATGATAGAACGAAGACTATTTTGTACAACACCACAATGGTCTTCAATCCGGCTGGAACTCTGATTGCCAAGCATAGAAAG ATTCACTTGTCGGACATGGAATTAGACACTGACTTCAATTTACGCGAATCGGACATTCTAAAGCGTGGAACAACATTGACAACGTTTGAAGTTGATGGCATCAAAGTAGGATTGGGCATCGGTTATGATATGTCGTTCGGTGAAATGGCAACTCTCTACCGCAAGAATGGCGTTGACATGCTCATCTATCCATCGGCCTATCCAGCTCGCTTGGGATTGCTTCACTGGGACCAACTGAACCGTGTTCGTGCAATCGACAATCAATTGTTCGTTGTTGGTGTATCACCAGCTCGTGACGATAACACCGAATTGGTTTACTACGGACATTCTATGGTCGTCGATCCGAAAGGTCGCGTTTTGGTGCGCGGTGGTGACAGGGAAGAAATTCTCTACACTGACTTAG ATTTCCAAGACGTTGACCGATACAGGGCCCAAATTCAATTGTTCCCACACAAGCGTCTTGATGTCTATGACACAATCGTTAAATActag
- the LOC119082670 gene encoding omega-amidase NIT2-like: MQRTMKKMGICLVQMHITKNKDVNITNAVTLIRRAVKKYDPRIVVLPEYFNYFFDKMTVDDNAEYIPTGETYTALMNVAREMRIYLVGGSIIERDDKNKNLLYNTCMVFSPTGDMIAKHRKIHLTDMEMDYDFKLRETDVLKRGHSLTMFDVDGMKVGLGIGYDMCFTELATLYRKNGCDMLIYPVVYPARLGLMQWDHLNRARAIDNQMFVVGVSPARDTTKEFTCFGHSMVVDGHGRILVRGSDTEDILYAECDLLDMDKYRDQIKLFGHKRTDIYDTLVKY; the protein is encoded by the exons ATGCAACGTACAATGAAAA AAATGGGAATTTGCCTTGTGCAAATGCATATTACGAAGAACAAGGATGTTAACATTACAAACGCAGTCACCCTCATCCGACGTGCAGTTAAGAAATACGATCCAAGAATAGTTGTACTACCCGAATACTTCAACTACTTCTTTGATAAAATGACTGTGGATGATAATGCTGAGTATATTCCAACTGGAGAGACCTATACTGCTTTGATGAATGTTGCCCGTGAAATGAGAATCTACTTGGTTGGCGGTTCGATTATCGAACGCGATGACAAGAACAAGAACCTTTTGTACAACACCTGCATGGTGTTCAGTCCAACCGGTGACATGATTGCCAAACATCGTAAAATCCACTTAACCGACATGGAAATGGATTACGATTTCAAACTTAGAGAAACCGATGTTCTTAAACGTGGCCATTCATTGACTATGTTTGACGTGGATGGCATGAAAGTCGGCTTGGGAATCGGGTACGATATGTGCTTCACTGAACTAGCAACATTGTATCGCAAAAATGGCTGCGACATGCTCATTTATCCAGTTGTTTATCCAGCTCGTTTGGGACTTATGCAATGGGATCATCTTAACCGTGCCAGAGCCATTGACAATCAAATGTTCGTTGTTGGAGTTTCACCAGCTAGAGACACGACGAAAGAATTCACTTGCTTCGGTCACTCGATGGTCGTAGATGGACATGGTCGTATCTTAGTTCGTGGTAGTGATACTGAAGACATTCTATACGCTGAATGcg ATTTATTGGACATGGACAAGTATCGTGATCAAATCAAACTTTTCGGACATAAACGCACCGATATCTATGACACACTCGTCAAATATTGA